ggcgcgcgtggcctgacattctgacatcctgacattctcggctgcccacgccccagtgtcagaccctgccatgcactggcaggggggcgtgggtccattaaatgcacgggtcccgtcccgttttcgcctgcgcgcctcgggataacgtcgccagaatcgaagcgctcggcctgccaccctgccctggcaggagaacaagacagggtgggcgcaccgggcacctctgaggctgtccggtgggcccttttcagagcaccccgaagcttccgcagcggctggtggtcgaatgcacgccgccttcctccaccgcccctgtcacttcgccaaaatgaaatgattacgcctttctccgtggcacctgggcattcgcgtcccctctttcccattcaggatatgtcgaggtcggcgcatctataaaaggaaaggatggaggacaccaaGAGGAAAAAggggtcagtcgaagaacaagaaaacaacagcccccgatcgcaagacgatcaagagactagctagctagaacataagagcctcctgctctttgtaaacagttctccttcgaaaaccagatatatccttgaaggatccccttcgaggatagatataacactcatacaggagtagggtgttacgcccccgcgcggcccgaacctgtccaaaaacccggtgtacccgcaagccagcgcatttacttcagttcccgcttatttcccgtacaagcttttctaggatcatccccccggccgaatctctaaagaggggtctctcgggatccctgcgacaggagttcactctccgacagggTTCTACAATGACTTCAGACCTGACATCTATGTGAAGTTTGACAAGTTGGCAGAAGTTACTCGATCTTCAATAGCAATTTCAACCAACAAACCCTAGGGTTCGATGGTCAAGATGATCATTCACGAGATCATATGACTAGTATGTCGAAAAACATGACTACAGCTATAGCCTCTACTTCTGGTAGCTGGTGACGTTCTGTGCATTGGATTGAATATTAGGAAGTTGATCTGATAGGATCCAACAGTCATTGGTGAATAAGATTCATTGGTTATGGTTTGTTAGGCATCGAAATCAACATGCAGATGTTTTgcctttttagatttttttttagtttttcttagCACATCTTATCCAATGTTCACCGTAGAGCTACGAAgaagcctccaattagtaaatatatgaTTCTTAGTGAGAATTTTATGTTTGTGCATTGACTAGCGTATGACGTGAGCCTACATATAGAGAACAGTCTCTTCTAGTTCATGATTAGTGCAGATTGACCTAGGCACAACGGTAAGGTGCAAATCAGAAAATCCAAGagaatgaaagaaagaaaaaatcagaaaatgaaGAGaaggcaaaaagaaaaaggagttAGGGCTATTATAGattctaatttaaaataaagaTTGAAATCAGATAGTGTAAGACTCTTAATCCGAAATCTCCTAAGCCTCTTATATCAGTTTATGGATTCAGTAGCTGACACGTATAGTGTAATAATTATAGTACACCAATAAATCTTTaaacataagtattaaggttcAGAACATAAAAAGTTACAAACTATATGGTAAATTATAAATCTGACCTAATAGCCAATAAAAGCACAGCGGAAGATAAGATCCAAAACCACACACAACTAGcgtgcgaacgcgacttctaagtctactcttcatcctcgtctTCTCCTCCAGCGAAGTCAACTTCAGTTTTCttatctgaatgacaacaagagtaaGTATAGAAGGTACTTAGTAAttcatatactacttcaaataGTTGATAGATACATAAAGAGTATTTCAATGATAAAgttttacggtttagttttaagcgcaAAGCAGTTTATTTCGGGATTCAGTTGTATACTCTAATGTtaactttaaaatagtttgaacTAGCTCAAAACCATGTTACAAGTCGTATCTAGGAGTTTTTTCATCCTAgaaggggctatacctcactctgcagtccctatcatcacatcttGTGTACCTCTAATACCACACAGATCCTAACGGATTGAACCAGCAAACTtgtcatacggacatctagttcatacactcactcatcaagacgcaTGCACCCGGAGTCTAATCAAGATGGTTATTGCTTTTTCATGTCTATGACCGAGGATATGAATAtttaaatagttttacactctgcatagGTTATACACTGTAtccacatgatatgctcagcctccatccgttgCGAGCAGAGGAGCGAATCGTATCGAGACACTCCAgttacccccttgtgtgcactttagcgggtggcacaagccatatggtcctcgtgtcgtgtgggtccaggagtatccctgcagggtgtataaacagttcaaactgccgcgctctcggtcatgagcatgctattgtttcatttgcaccctgtcatagagtttcgagtatggtttgtggttcggtatgtgggagatggtggtgTTAGTTTTTGTTACTTATTTATACACTTGTTCGGTTGTTatttgcagggtagttttcatatatttGGTTTAAGTTTCAGtcactcacacatatgtctaggatgttTAGTGCATGTATTTTTACCTAACTtatggttcatccttgctaatgatcaatgcataatctttggagtcgagctatatatatgtgctctatatgttttaagtcttgcgagtaccttcatattCATGCCTGCACTTTCAGATACTCCTGCTGCTAAGGAAGAGGCTATTTTTGTCTACTTCGTGCCTGCTGATTTTGGTGGCaagcaagagtagtgcatcctactctgaataTGACGtttttgagacggtgcctagGGGCATGCAATGccattctcttttgttgtttataagtttaacttttcgctgcgtagttcttttgtggttaggagttaaggggttttgtctcctcctagctcgcttttgttgtaaattgttgaaatcgattgcatgcttaatacttgtaatataaatatttactaCTCGCtcttattaagctatgttgtgatgtatatgttggaaggcatgtgttccgatccttggacacaaaacacatgctaggattaccggagcggtattctgtttaatcgttgaagtcataATCGTATCAGTGATCGACttagtaattaattagaatactatttggatagtTCCTCGCAGAGATGTACCTTAGCATGGGTTCTTTTCTAAGAGaggttcttttcttttccatgtGAGGAATGGCTATAAAAGTCGATGGTGGGAACCTGGTTGCCATTGGATGGGTTGCTACATCACATTTGAAGTGAGGATAATATAGCTTCTCTTTGATCTTTTAGGTTTTCCATCTTTTCTCATTCACATGTGATCGGTATATTTCAGCAAGTCGGTCAGTATATCATGGCTTAGACACAGGCCAATGCATTCTAGAGATCTTATTATGTATTCTATGTAGTCATATTCGGGTCTATTTTTCAATAATTCCTTAAAAATTCACCATCTTTATTTATCACATACTGTTGATACAATTTGGTTTGTAAGCACTAAGCAGTAAGTAGTGCATTCATTCCATCTCTATGGCTGGTGATGCACATTTCTGTTCTCCATCATTTAGATGGCAGAGGCATGATCACGCGGTTGAGTGAGTCTTAAGTGTCCATACATGATCAAAGTGTTGAACAGAAAACCGCAAAATAATGACGTGAGTATTATTGGATAAGCATATGGCGTGAGTATTATTTGATAAGCATATGACGTGAGTATCCGTGGTGAGTGGTAGTTCTTTTCTAACACAAGTGCATTCAACTATACAGTCTCATGCAGGGCAAAGCCATCCTTCATCCTCGGAGGTACTAGAAACAAAAACAATGAGCAGCAAATCTACCATATGGCAGCATGAGGAATCACTCCTTATATCTATTGATGTAAGCAATATCTATACATATGCTTGATGTTATCTTGTGCAAACTTTGTCTCCGTTGCAACACACGGGTATTCAACTAGTtaattataactttttttaatttgaaatgaattttgctataaattaatatgctaaaactccGCATGTTACAAATAGACCAATTCTACAATCTAGAATTTACAATCTGGGACCAAATTGTGCCACAATCTATAATGTAGAAAAAAGTTGTTTCTAGATTGTAGATTATGGATTATGACACATATTTACCTATCATGTCATTATAAAATAACGtttcgtttcttttttttctccatgctctctccctcttgtTGCCGCTTAGTCGAGCTGCCATATCATAGTATACCTCACTATCGACCTCCCTCTTTCTCGTCGTTGTTATGTGGCGCGGACCAGACCGAGTAGGCGTCGGATCGAGACGACAACGGTGTAGAGGGAGAGGCGACACAAGGGCACGATGAAGCGTCAGGCTGAGGGCGACATGGTGGCGGCGTGTGGGTGGTGTTAGCGAAGCCTCGGGACTGGGAGGTGGTCGAAGATGGATCCTCCACGCGCGATGGACGAGGGCGTGGCTCTTGGACCTTGTCGTGCGCAGGTTCACGTGGCTACGGCTAGCCTCATGGGCGCCAGGGCTTGGGCCACATGTGCTGGAGCTCTCAGTGGATGCTCTGCatgctggaggaggaggagcgcgttGACATCACCATGGATGGGATGGGAGACGCGCGGCAAAGCAGAGCAAAGTTGTGGGTGGATCCTAGATCGGAAGGAGcaaaagaggaggagaggaggaaggttgGATATGGAGATCTATGTGTGCTTTGCGGGGAGGGgtagagggggagggagagagcgagTTTGTAGGGTGGAGAGAGATTATAATAATTTAAtggtatttattttaaattatactaTTTAGATTGTAGGAATCAAAATCTAGATTGtcaaaattataataaaaaaatatgcctAATTGAAAAatcaaagaagagaaaaaaagaccCGTATGGATCAGGGTTTTGAACCCTGACATGAATCGAATACGCAACATTCTAATCTGGAGTCAGACGCGTTACCATTGCGCGACGGATCCTAAGAAAGTCAGACTGCTATGCAGTTCTCACCGACGAGAAGCAGGGCTACAAACGAGTCACCGAGCTGCCAACGATCTTGCCAGTGTGACCATCTGTGCATTTCGGTTTCTTCATTGACCACGACTGGACGAGTGTAACTTTGCTCCTCAGTTACAGTTAGTTTTGCGGAAACCATGGAATCTTCAGGTGTTCTGCTTCGTTTTTCTTTATTCATGCCAAGAACTGAGGTTAATCACGCCATGCATGTGCTCAGAGAAGTTAACTGTAGATTCTCCACGATACATAGGACCATCGCCCCTTTTAATCCAATCAGAAAGTAATACGTAAACCAGCATCATGCATGGACTAAGTATCAATGCAATGTCATTTGTCCAAATCACTTCTCTGCAACAAGGACCATGCCTATTGGACAGCTTCGATCCAGCAAGCAGGTAAGCACGGACGAGTTCAGAGAGTAGATGCACAGTTCCTGGGCGTGAGCAGAGGAGCAGGGAGGCAGAGCACAGAGCAACGCGACAGGCACAGAGCTCACGCATGGGGGTAACTAATGGCCGAACTCTCCCACTGTGGAATCACGAATGGGGGTAGCTTCATTGAAAGCAACAGCAGGCTCCCCCGCTCACGAATCCTTAACGTTCTCGCAGAGTCGCAGTCGGGAAGCTGCAGTGGTCGCAggacctcctcctcgtcgactCAAAACGCAGCGGCTGTTAAGCGTTTTTGCCCTTTCCCCCGTCGCGATCGGCCCGTGGTCCGTGGAATTAATCCCTGACGGTTGATGCCTGCGCGGGCGCGCATCTGCAGTCCGCAGAGTGGCCGGATCCCTTAAATAGCCACGTCTCGTCTCGTCCCTCCTGCGCGAAAACCAGCCGGCATGCAGTGCAGGGTCATTGAGTCCATGTGAGGAGCCGAAAGGGGCCGAGGATCATGTGACGCACAATCAAAGGTCCCGCGCAGCCGCTGCGTCTCTCATCAATGAGATAATGACCGTCCGTGCTCGCTCGATCGCTCCTCGCACAaccctgcatgcatgcacgcggATATATATATGCACGGTGTGGCCTCCGTTTCCTTCATCCTGATCTCGCGCAGCGACTAGAAAAGTAGAAAGAAGTAGCGCACTCCATACATAACTTGTCAGCACCTCAAAGCCTCATCAGTGAACGCCATTGCTCACACTGAGCTAAGCTCCTGCGCTTCTCTTGGGCTCATGAGGAGGCACGCTACTGCCGCTAGAGTCCGCTGCATCCTTCTTCGTCCTCTGACGGTTGTCTTGCTGCTTGCAGCCGTGAGTGACGGCATCAGACCAGCTCCTGGTAAGTGCAATGCAACTTCATGGTACGGTGTCCAGTTTCTTGTATTTATGCAGTGTTCTGGCCAGTGATCGAGCGCTGTGCTAACTTTGGGTTTCTCATCATCTGTCAACAGCTGATGTCAAACCGGTGCATCGAACGGAGAAGGCCACCACCACTGCATCACAAGTATGTTCCGTCAACCTCGACTCGATCTCGATCTCGATCTGCAAACTCAAGTTCTGTGGCTTGATCATCATCAGCTTACCAACTGACGACACGTTTAGCAGGGGAGCAGGGGTGGGGACAAAGACTTGCAGCTGCAGGAAGAGGTGCGCGCGACGGGGTCGACCCTGCCGGACTGCTCGCACGCGTGCGGGGCGTGCTCGCCGTGCAGCCGCGTCATGGTGAGCTTCAAGTGCTCCGGCGCGGAGCCGTTGCCGTGCCCCACGGTGTACCGCTGCATGTGCAGGGG
This genomic window from Phragmites australis chromosome 7, lpPhrAust1.1, whole genome shotgun sequence contains:
- the LOC133923672 gene encoding protein EPIDERMAL PATTERNING FACTOR 1-like isoform X1, producing the protein MRRHATAARVRCILLRPLTVVLLLAAVSDGIRPAPADVKPVHRTEKATTTASQQGSRGGDKDLQLQEEVRATGSTLPDCSHACGACSPCSRVMVSFKCSGAEPLPCPTVYRCMCRGKCYPVPSS
- the LOC133923672 gene encoding protein EPIDERMAL PATTERNING FACTOR 2-like isoform X2, which codes for MRRHATAARVRCILLRPLTVVLLLAAVSDGIRPAPADVKPVHRTEKATTTASQGSRGGDKDLQLQEEVRATGSTLPDCSHACGACSPCSRVMVSFKCSGAEPLPCPTVYRCMCRGKCYPVPSS